A single window of Gossypium hirsutum isolate 1008001.06 chromosome A10, Gossypium_hirsutum_v2.1, whole genome shotgun sequence DNA harbors:
- the LOC121207736 gene encoding putative serine/threonine-protein kinase, whose translation MNFCFPSFNCFSSSENVSHQQDSQALWNLQAFSYDELKIATGGFRSSNKIGEGGFGFVYKGILEDGRRVAVKVLSAGSKQGDREFMSEIASISNIRHENLVKLHGGCIDGSSKLLVYEYMENNSLAHILLGGEENRATLSWKARREIAVGIGRALAYIHEEVKPHIVHRDIKLSNILLDQNFAPKVSDFGLSRLFFDNVTHLTTGVAGTLGYLAPEYAVSGRLTQKSDVYSFGVLLLEIVSGRTAIDFDLHVGEFFLVPKAWEMYRSNKLVHMVDPVLNEMRFWEQDVDRFLKVGLMCVQQKARLRPYMSTVVKMLCNEIDIRNMQISDPGLITDIMDVKIGNPRSFSSSFSKMLSPQFQTS comes from the exons ATGAATTTTTGTTTTCCAAGCTTCAACTGCTTCTCCTCTTCAGAAAACGTTTCACATCAACAAG ATTCACAAGCTCTTTGGAACCTTCAAGCTTTCTCATATGATGAATTGAAAATTGCAACTGGTGGATTTCGATCTTCCAATAAAATTGGCGAAGGTGGATTTGGTTTTGTTTATAAg GGAATACTGGAAGATGGAAGAAGAGTAGCAGTGAAAGTGTTATCAGCTGGATCAAAGCAAGGGGACAGGGAATTCATGTCTGAAATAGCTTCCATCTCAAATATTAGACATGAAAATCTTGTAAAGCTCCATGGTGGGTGTATTGATGGATCCTCTAAGCTTCTGGTTTATGAGTACATGGAAAACAACAGTCTAGCTCATATCTTACTTG GAGGGGAGGAAAATAGAGCAACGCTAAGTTGGAAAGCAAGGAGAGAAATAGCAGTAGGGATAGGTCGAGCACTTGCCTACATTCATGAAGAGGTGAAGCCACATATTGTGCATAGAGATATAAAGCTTAGCAATATTCTTTTGGACCAAAATTTCGCCCCCAAAGTTTCTGATTTTGGTCTCTCTCGTCTCTTTTTCGATAATGTCACTCACCTTACTACTGGAGTTGCTGGTAcatt aggtTATCTTGCTCCGGAATACGCTGTGAGTGGACGCTTGACACAAAAATCAGATGTTTATAGCTTTGGAGTACTACTTTTAGAAATTGTGAGTGGTCGAACTGCAATTGACTTTGATCTCCATGTTGGCGAGTTCTTTCTTGTACCGAAG GCATGGGAGATGTACAGATCAAACAAGTTGGTGCATATGGTGGATCCAGTGTTGAACGAGATGAGGTTCTGGGAACAAGACGTGGATCGTTTCCTCAAGGTAGGGTTAATGTGTGTGCAACAAAAAGCTCGGCTTCGACCCTACATGTCCACCGTTGTTAAGATGTTGTGCAACGAAATCGATATTCGGAACATGCAGATATCCGACCCGGGGCTCATCACCGATATCATGGATGTTAAAATTGGAAATCCACGTTCATTTTCTTCAAGCTTTTCCAAAATGTTAAGCCCTCAGTTTCAAACTTCATAA